A single window of Meiothermus sp. DNA harbors:
- a CDS encoding 4Fe-4S dicluster domain-containing protein — MGLFDNLVGAFLKLTDPTPEYTGPRCLLERNSVGGCDKCQQVCPHEAINLQSFTVEVDEVKCTSCGLCTAVCPGIALEFPLGPIQEKLHRGRGQIRCSKAPGAGDEIHCLGQLTPGVLAEAASRYGPLTLAHGDCASCKIGGPSIPERVQWVVEEGKKYFPGLEVHMQQDALHGAEVGRREFFGAMFGGARRSAAELVPNLPLPQPETYEDKRSELPAELRLRKVAAYRAEDVRWPRIAVAEGCTLCPVCTNVCPTKAVERERDTVEGLSEEYVLKLNVSACTGCGACVESCPPQVISLVEASREEVLGEPLELYRGIPPWYDL; from the coding sequence GTGGGACTATTTGACAATCTCGTTGGAGCTTTCCTCAAACTGACCGACCCCACCCCGGAGTACACCGGGCCGCGCTGCTTACTCGAGCGCAACAGTGTGGGCGGGTGCGATAAGTGCCAGCAGGTCTGCCCGCATGAGGCCATCAACCTGCAAAGTTTTACCGTCGAAGTCGATGAGGTGAAATGTACAAGTTGCGGGCTTTGTACTGCGGTTTGTCCCGGAATTGCCCTAGAGTTTCCGCTCGGCCCCATCCAGGAGAAGCTGCACCGGGGGCGTGGACAGATTCGCTGCTCCAAAGCGCCGGGGGCAGGGGACGAAATCCACTGCCTGGGACAGCTAACCCCAGGGGTGTTGGCCGAAGCGGCCTCTCGCTATGGCCCCCTCACCCTGGCCCATGGGGACTGTGCGAGTTGTAAGATCGGTGGCCCTTCCATCCCTGAGCGGGTGCAGTGGGTTGTGGAGGAGGGGAAGAAGTATTTTCCGGGCCTCGAGGTACACATGCAGCAGGATGCGCTACACGGGGCGGAGGTGGGCCGACGGGAGTTTTTTGGGGCCATGTTTGGGGGGGCCAGGCGTTCTGCCGCAGAACTCGTACCCAACCTGCCCTTACCCCAGCCAGAAACCTACGAAGACAAACGCTCGGAGCTCCCTGCCGAACTGCGCTTGCGCAAGGTGGCGGCCTACCGTGCGGAAGACGTACGCTGGCCTCGCATCGCTGTGGCCGAAGGGTGTACGCTGTGTCCGGTTTGTACCAATGTGTGCCCGACCAAGGCCGTCGAGCGTGAGCGGGACACGGTAGAGGGCTTGAGCGAAGAGTACGTGTTGAAACTGAATGTATCGGCCTGTACGGGGTGCGGAGCCTGCGTGGAGAGCTGCCCTCCGCAGGTTATATCGCTGGTGGAGGCCAGCCGAGAGGAAGTGCTGGGTGAGCCGCTCGAGCTCTACCGGGGCATCCCCCCCTGGTACGACCTCTAG
- a CDS encoding transglycosylase domain-containing protein: protein MRRLLQIVRIVLIAAFLGATVGAGYVAWLLLRDLPSLEALDNLRFTATSTFYTRDGIPIADLASVEDGRAIARQLVQLEEVSPAAIVAVVVSEDQRFFKHYGIDFIRLMGGLYYSLRGDLQGGSTITTQVVKNTLLRDLAFERRGISGLERKLKEFPLAIQIERRYSKEEILEMYLNVVPWGGNAQGIWAAAQAYFGKEPSELNLAEGAYLAVLIPAPNTRYLDFPSTRRRIKVLLDNMVSEGWVSQADADAAWRYKLVPKGWEITYDEKGNLKQAKLLDPSVRIVPERNVRLAPYFVFEVQRYLKEKIGADKLREQGGLRIITTLDLKMQTAAEKAVVGRRLPDQAQLALVGLEPNSGEVLAMVGARPGTEGEFNRATQAWRSPGSAIKPFTYGVALEAGWTQATTVRDAPVEYPTPQGVWRPKNFDGRYLDRPVSIRYALDRSLNLPAIRTAEAIGIQHLGDKLRAAGFRLTGNMAVLANAIGGGADITPIGLAAAYASFVNGGYRVEPQLVLRVEDNKGRIIYQPETKKVLLWTPQVAYQIWDMLKGYVYDVPPGFRSSLAAEARIPGRIVGGKTGTSDDAIDLWFAGATRGLVATLWVGRDDHKPQRMGGIEPSSSMVNPPIWRDFVEQALRGRPAGDFPQPSGLVLARFDLLTGNESSSGVAALFPERQVQRTQVSQAVTREAPPQPTYISRPGPAVASTNAYQTIAVDSSTGCLASPQTPTERVVWLQVPDHRVKEYQCN, encoded by the coding sequence GTGCGGAGATTGCTACAGATTGTACGCATTGTTCTTATTGCCGCTTTTTTGGGGGCAACGGTCGGGGCAGGATATGTAGCCTGGCTCCTGCTGCGCGATCTGCCCAGCCTCGAGGCCCTCGACAACCTGCGGTTTACAGCCACCTCTACCTTCTACACCCGCGATGGTATACCCATAGCCGACCTGGCCTCGGTGGAAGATGGGCGGGCCATTGCGCGGCAACTGGTTCAACTAGAAGAGGTTTCTCCGGCGGCCATTGTAGCGGTCGTGGTCTCGGAAGACCAGCGCTTCTTCAAACACTACGGCATAGACTTCATCCGCTTGATGGGCGGGCTGTACTACTCTTTGCGCGGCGACCTGCAAGGAGGCTCGACCATTACCACCCAGGTAGTCAAAAACACCTTGCTGCGCGATCTGGCTTTTGAGCGACGCGGTATTAGCGGCCTCGAGCGCAAGCTCAAGGAATTTCCCCTGGCCATCCAGATTGAGCGGCGCTACTCCAAAGAGGAAATCCTCGAGATGTACCTCAACGTGGTGCCCTGGGGTGGCAACGCCCAGGGGATTTGGGCAGCGGCCCAGGCCTACTTTGGCAAGGAACCCTCCGAGCTCAACCTGGCCGAAGGAGCCTACCTGGCGGTCTTAATTCCCGCACCCAACACCCGTTATCTGGACTTCCCTTCCACCCGCCGCCGTATAAAGGTGCTCCTGGACAACATGGTCTCAGAAGGCTGGGTCAGCCAGGCCGATGCCGACGCGGCCTGGCGCTACAAGCTGGTGCCCAAGGGTTGGGAAATTACCTACGATGAAAAGGGCAACCTCAAGCAGGCCAAACTCCTTGACCCCAGTGTGCGCATTGTGCCCGAACGCAACGTGCGCCTGGCCCCGTATTTTGTGTTCGAGGTACAACGCTACCTGAAGGAAAAAATTGGCGCGGACAAACTGCGCGAACAGGGCGGGTTGCGCATCATCACCACCCTCGATCTGAAAATGCAGACCGCAGCCGAAAAAGCCGTAGTGGGCCGCCGCCTGCCCGACCAAGCCCAGTTGGCCCTGGTAGGCCTCGAGCCCAACTCGGGAGAGGTGCTGGCCATGGTAGGCGCCCGCCCCGGAACCGAGGGCGAGTTCAACCGAGCCACCCAGGCCTGGCGAAGCCCCGGTTCGGCCATCAAGCCCTTCACCTATGGGGTTGCGTTGGAGGCAGGCTGGACTCAAGCCACCACCGTGCGCGACGCTCCGGTAGAGTACCCAACGCCTCAAGGCGTCTGGCGTCCCAAAAACTTCGACGGTCGGTATCTGGATCGCCCGGTCAGCATCCGCTACGCCCTGGATCGGTCGCTGAACCTGCCGGCCATTCGCACCGCAGAAGCCATTGGGATTCAGCACCTGGGCGACAAGTTGCGGGCAGCCGGCTTCCGCCTAACCGGCAATATGGCGGTGTTGGCGAACGCGATTGGAGGCGGTGCCGATATCACCCCCATTGGGCTGGCAGCGGCCTATGCCAGCTTTGTTAACGGCGGCTACCGGGTCGAGCCGCAGTTGGTTTTGCGGGTAGAAGACAACAAAGGCCGAATTATCTATCAACCCGAAACCAAAAAGGTACTCCTCTGGACGCCCCAGGTGGCCTATCAGATCTGGGATATGCTCAAGGGCTATGTCTACGATGTGCCGCCCGGCTTTCGCTCTAGTCTGGCCGCTGAAGCCCGCATCCCAGGGCGCATTGTGGGGGGGAAAACCGGCACCAGCGACGATGCCATCGATCTGTGGTTTGCCGGAGCCACCCGGGGGCTAGTGGCCACGCTATGGGTGGGCCGGGATGACCACAAACCCCAGCGCATGGGCGGCATCGAACCGAGTAGTTCGATGGTCAACCCTCCCATCTGGCGGGACTTTGTGGAACAGGCCCTGCGAGGCCGCCCAGCCGGCGACTTTCCCCAGCCCTCGGGGCTGGTGTTGGCCAGGTTTGACCTGCTGACCGGCAACGAAAGCTCAAGTGGGGTAGCCGCCCTTTTCCCCGAGCGGCAGGTACAGCGCACTCAGGTCTCTCAAGCTGTGACCCGCGAGGCCCCTCCACAACCGACCTACATCTCCCGCCCGGGCCCGGCGGTAGCCAGCACCAACGCCTATCAAACCATTGCGGTGGACTCGAGCACCGGCTGTCTGGCCTCTCCCCAAACCCCCACCGAGCGGGTGGTGTGGCTGCAAGTGCCCGATCATCGCGTCAAGGAATACCAGTGTAACTAG
- a CDS encoding Lrp/AsnC family transcriptional regulator → MTIDSKPIDDLSWKILELLQQNARMPFSEVGRRVGLSAPAVAERVRRMEEAGIIRGYHAVVDPSKLGYTLEVFIRAEVTHSNHDAAIRYISELPNVLEFWNLTGRDGYQIRAVFRSVQELEQMLNQKLGIYGTTTTALVLSKPVAFRILTKEQSG, encoded by the coding sequence ATGACCATAGATTCGAAACCTATAGATGATCTCTCCTGGAAAATCCTCGAGCTGCTCCAACAAAACGCCCGTATGCCCTTCAGCGAGGTCGGACGGCGGGTGGGTTTATCAGCCCCCGCAGTGGCCGAGCGGGTGCGCCGGATGGAAGAAGCGGGGATTATTCGGGGATACCATGCCGTGGTAGACCCTAGCAAACTGGGCTATACCTTAGAGGTCTTCATTCGCGCCGAGGTAACCCACAGCAACCACGATGCGGCCATCCGCTACATCTCAGAGCTGCCCAACGTGCTCGAGTTCTGGAATCTGACCGGGCGCGATGGCTACCAAATTCGCGCCGTATTTCGCTCGGTGCAGGAGTTAGAGCAGATGCTCAATCAGAAGCTGGGTATTTATGGCACCACAACCACCGCCCTGGTACTCTCCAAGCCGGTGGCTTTTCGGATACTAACCAAAGAGCAAAGTGGCTAG
- a CDS encoding biotin transporter BioY — MNPTQSLPYLPLSKSIFPARSWQRDLFLVLGGSLFLALLSQAVIPLQPVPITLQTLGVLLVGAALGSRLGALAVGTYLLEGLVLPVFAGGATWFHPRIAFTAGYLVAFPLAAYLVGYLVERYGTDRSPLKTFGAMLLASLLIYAVGVIWLGFALSGAGRYTGVWGVLQAGMLPFLLGDLIKAAIAAALLPTAWRLIRR, encoded by the coding sequence ATGAACCCAACCCAAAGCCTACCGTATCTACCCCTGTCGAAGTCCATTTTTCCGGCCCGAAGCTGGCAGCGTGACCTGTTTTTAGTGCTGGGGGGCAGTCTTTTCTTGGCTTTGCTGTCCCAAGCGGTTATCCCGCTACAGCCGGTGCCCATTACCTTGCAAACCCTGGGGGTGCTGCTTGTTGGGGCTGCCCTGGGGAGTCGGCTGGGCGCGCTTGCAGTGGGAACCTACCTGTTGGAAGGGCTGGTGCTGCCGGTTTTTGCGGGTGGGGCTACCTGGTTTCACCCGCGCATTGCCTTCACCGCAGGCTATCTAGTGGCCTTTCCGTTGGCGGCCTACTTGGTGGGCTACCTGGTCGAGCGCTACGGCACCGACCGCAGCCCGCTCAAGACCTTTGGGGCCATGTTGCTGGCCAGTCTGCTGATCTATGCGGTGGGGGTAATCTGGCTGGGCTTTGCCCTTTCGGGTGCGGGCCGCTACACCGGGGTCTGGGGGGTTTTGCAGGCCGGAATGTTGCCCTTTTTGCTGGGCGACCTGATTAAAGCCGCCATTGCAGCGGCCTTGCTGCCTACCGCCTGGCGTCTGATTCGCCGCTAG
- a CDS encoding bifunctional 3-deoxy-7-phosphoheptulonate synthase/chorismate mutase, with the protein MDQRILDLRKQVDRINRELLRLLSERGKLVSEIGRVQTELGLAHYDPKREDEMLAYLTQENPGPYPAETIKRLFKEIFKASLDLEEQQDKQKFLYSRQVKPEDTTVKVGDVVFGQGKVLVAGPCSIESEEQMLATAKFLAGYGIKVLRGGAYKPRTSPYGFQGMGEPALKLGRQAADANGMVFVTEVMDTRDVEVVAQYADILQVGTRNAQNFALLREVGKANKPVLLKRGFAQTIEEWFYSAEYILSQGNAEVILCERGIRTYEKWTRNTLDLSAAILAKQLTHLPVIVDVTHAAGRRDLLAPLARAALAAGLDGVHIEVHPNPKVALSDNEQQLDFAQFEQFMQAIADLMPKAASRV; encoded by the coding sequence ATGGATCAGCGCATTTTAGACCTGCGTAAGCAAGTAGATCGGATCAACCGCGAACTGCTCCGGTTGCTCTCCGAGCGGGGCAAGCTGGTGAGTGAAATTGGGCGGGTGCAGACCGAGCTGGGCCTGGCCCACTATGACCCCAAGCGTGAAGACGAGATGCTGGCTTACCTCACCCAGGAAAACCCCGGCCCCTACCCTGCTGAGACCATCAAACGGTTGTTCAAGGAGATCTTCAAGGCTTCGCTCGACCTGGAAGAGCAGCAAGACAAACAGAAATTCCTTTATTCGCGGCAGGTCAAGCCCGAAGACACCACCGTCAAGGTGGGGGATGTGGTGTTCGGACAGGGTAAGGTGCTGGTGGCCGGGCCTTGTTCCATTGAGTCAGAAGAGCAAATGTTGGCAACCGCCAAGTTTCTGGCGGGCTACGGCATCAAGGTGCTGCGAGGAGGCGCCTACAAACCCCGTACTTCCCCTTACGGTTTCCAGGGGATGGGGGAGCCCGCCCTGAAGCTGGGGCGTCAGGCAGCCGATGCCAACGGCATGGTGTTTGTGACCGAGGTGATGGACACCCGCGATGTGGAGGTGGTGGCCCAGTATGCCGACATTCTGCAGGTAGGCACGCGCAACGCCCAGAACTTTGCCCTGCTGCGTGAGGTAGGCAAGGCCAACAAACCGGTTTTGCTCAAGCGCGGGTTTGCCCAGACCATCGAAGAGTGGTTCTACAGCGCCGAATACATCCTCTCGCAGGGTAACGCCGAGGTGATTTTGTGTGAGCGGGGCATCCGCACCTATGAAAAATGGACGCGCAATACCCTCGATCTCTCGGCGGCCATTCTGGCCAAGCAACTGACCCACCTGCCGGTGATCGTGGATGTGACCCATGCCGCCGGGCGGCGCGACCTGCTGGCCCCACTGGCCAGAGCGGCCCTGGCGGCGGGTCTGGACGGGGTACACATTGAGGTGCACCCCAACCCCAAAGTGGCCCTTTCCGACAACGAGCAGCAACTCGATTTTGCCCAGTTCGAGCAGTTCATGCAGGCCATTGCAGACCTGATGCCAAAGGCGGCCTCGAGGGTCTAG
- a CDS encoding biotin--[acetyl-CoA-carboxylase] ligase, whose protein sequence is MPLLLDYLTERFQSGEALAELLGVSRTAVWKQVASLRRAGYPLETRKGQGYRLAPGTPTPAALEALRSGRFGAFYAYLGTVESTQDVLKNWALDGAEEGTVVLAERQQKGRGRRGRLWASEPGHSLTFSLLLRPRLPLASLPFLPLAAGLALCEACGVGGLKWPNDLLAPDGRKLAGVLLEAQVSGEEVAYVLLGIGLNVHRSDGLPPQAAALEEFGEVSRVRVLARLLERLEARYAQLYHDLEGLLHDYRAQSYTLGQCVRVTTGQGLMEGRAIAIADDGALVVQNGDTVHHIGAGEVQMIGFIGGSR, encoded by the coding sequence GTGCCCTTGCTCCTGGACTACCTCACCGAGCGCTTTCAAAGCGGAGAAGCACTGGCAGAGCTTCTCGGTGTCAGCCGTACGGCGGTCTGGAAGCAGGTCGCGTCCCTTCGCCGGGCCGGTTACCCCCTCGAGACCCGGAAGGGTCAGGGGTATCGGCTGGCTCCCGGAACCCCCACCCCTGCCGCCCTAGAAGCGCTACGCAGCGGGCGTTTTGGAGCCTTTTATGCCTACTTGGGGACGGTCGAGAGCACCCAGGATGTGCTCAAAAACTGGGCTCTGGATGGGGCCGAGGAGGGTACGGTGGTGTTAGCAGAGCGCCAGCAAAAAGGCCGAGGACGGCGGGGGCGGCTCTGGGCCAGCGAACCCGGCCATAGCCTGACCTTCTCGCTGCTGCTGCGCCCCAGGCTGCCTCTCGCCAGCCTACCGTTCTTACCGCTGGCGGCAGGTCTGGCCCTGTGCGAGGCGTGCGGGGTAGGGGGGCTCAAATGGCCCAACGACCTGCTCGCACCCGATGGCCGTAAGCTGGCGGGGGTGCTGCTGGAGGCCCAGGTAAGCGGGGAGGAAGTGGCCTATGTGCTCTTAGGCATCGGCCTCAATGTGCACCGCTCCGATGGGCTTCCACCCCAGGCGGCTGCCCTCGAGGAGTTTGGTGAAGTCTCCAGGGTTCGGGTGCTGGCCCGCCTGTTGGAGCGTTTGGAGGCCCGCTATGCCCAGCTATACCACGACCTCGAGGGACTCTTGCACGACTACCGCGCCCAAAGCTATACCCTGGGGCAGTGCGTGCGGGTCACTACAGGGCAGGGGCTTATGGAAGGCCGGGCCATCGCTATTGCCGACGATGGCGCCTTGGTGGTGCAGAATGGGGACACCGTCCACCACATCGGAGCAGGAGAGGTACAGATGATTGGTTTTATAGGAGGAAGCAGATGA